The following proteins are encoded in a genomic region of Arachis ipaensis cultivar K30076 chromosome B02, Araip1.1, whole genome shotgun sequence:
- the LOC107625873 gene encoding uncharacterized protein LOC107625873 isoform X2 — translation MTFTVDHITFSSSRKKKPTRKNLWPQKKSPASPSPEVVDLTSEHVWDSLKCRNPPKEGTGCMRLPTRVQSNYYPTENEDVLDGWQGMAMKLEQVPRTMNLAFQPQNDMNLSPVELAVAAYVFCRDLPHSELLVDVGECIANRAALMTLILRAEVVDDVLNMVVWMLIRTSKQTQWFLPTSIVAALEGRMLTSGTATSLRNNYMRCKVDMVTRIHQPMWCDGHWYLMIIDVSRMKLIYLDSLRDPAQAEARKIGMTRVELYLEGLMLGRSWLSGNCSTRPRFSTFDFEEPKLPQQDQKSMDCGMWVAQWMIRDHLWQDYSVQNVSSATHMRLAVDLVMKSHNDMASDIVAKAVAHW, via the exons ATGACATTCACAGTTGACCATATTACATTCAGCTCTTCGCGGAAGAAGAAACCCACAAGAAAGAACCTCTGGCCCCAGAAAAAGTCCCCCGCAAGCCCCTCGCCGGAAGTG GTCGATTTGACTTCCGAGCATGTGTGGGATAGCCTAAAATGCAGGAATCCCCCTAAAGAAGGCACTGGATGCATGCGTCTCCCCACTAGGGTTCAGAGCAATTACTATCCCACAGAGAACGAGGACGTGCTCGATGGTTGGCAGGGGATGGCGATGAAACTCGAACAAGTTCCCCGA ACCATGAACCTTGCATTCCAGCCGCAGAACGACATGAATCTGTCTCCAGTTGAGCTGGCTGTGGCGGCTTACGTCTTTTGCAGGGATCTTCCCCACAG CGAACTACTAGTGGATGTCGGCGAATGCATCGCTAACAGGGCAGCCCTGATGACCCTTATTCTGAGAGCGGAGGTTGTGGACGAT GTTCTAAACATGGTCGTCTGGATGCTCATACGGACTTCAAAACAAACTCAGTGGTTCCTCCCCACAAGCATCGTG GCCGCACTCGAAGGCCGAATGCTTACCTCAGGCACTGCCACCTCGCTTCGTAACAACTACATGCGGTGCAAGGTGGACATGGTCACGAGG ATACATCAACCGATGTGGTGTGATGGTCACTGGTATCTCATGATAATTGATGTATCCCGCATGAAACTCATTTACCTGGACTCGCTTCGAGATCCTGCCCAAGCAGAAGCAAGGAAGATCGGCATGACGCGTGTG GAATTGTACCTTGAAGGGCTGATGTTGGGACGGTCTTGGCTCTCCGGCAACTGCTCAACTCGACCCAGGTTTTCAACGTTCGATTTTGAAGAGCCTAAACTGCCCCAGCAGGATCAGAAATC AATGGACTGCGGCATGTGGGTGGCACAGTGGATGATTAGGGACCATCTGTGGCAGGATTATAGTGTCCAG AACGTCAGCAGCGCAACGCATATGCGCTTGGCAGTAGATCTGGTGATGAAGTCGCACAACGACATGGCCAGCGACATCGTTGCCAAAGCCGTTGCTCACTGGTAG
- the LOC107625873 gene encoding uncharacterized protein LOC107625873 isoform X1 codes for MTFTVDHITFSSSRKKKPTRKNLWPQKKSPASPSPEVVDLTSEHVWDSLKCRNPPKEGTGCMRLPTRVQSNYYPTENEDVLDGWQGMAMKLEQVPRTMNLAFQPQNDMNLSPVELAVAAYVFCRDLPHSELLVDVGECIANRAALMTLILRAEVVDDVLNMVVWMLIRTSKQTQWFLPTSIVQAALEGRMLTSGTATSLRNNYMRCKVDMVTRIHQPMWCDGHWYLMIIDVSRMKLIYLDSLRDPAQAEARKIGMTRVELYLEGLMLGRSWLSGNCSTRPRFSTFDFEEPKLPQQDQKSMDCGMWVAQWMIRDHLWQDYSVQNVSSATHMRLAVDLVMKSHNDMASDIVAKAVAHW; via the exons ATGACATTCACAGTTGACCATATTACATTCAGCTCTTCGCGGAAGAAGAAACCCACAAGAAAGAACCTCTGGCCCCAGAAAAAGTCCCCCGCAAGCCCCTCGCCGGAAGTG GTCGATTTGACTTCCGAGCATGTGTGGGATAGCCTAAAATGCAGGAATCCCCCTAAAGAAGGCACTGGATGCATGCGTCTCCCCACTAGGGTTCAGAGCAATTACTATCCCACAGAGAACGAGGACGTGCTCGATGGTTGGCAGGGGATGGCGATGAAACTCGAACAAGTTCCCCGA ACCATGAACCTTGCATTCCAGCCGCAGAACGACATGAATCTGTCTCCAGTTGAGCTGGCTGTGGCGGCTTACGTCTTTTGCAGGGATCTTCCCCACAG CGAACTACTAGTGGATGTCGGCGAATGCATCGCTAACAGGGCAGCCCTGATGACCCTTATTCTGAGAGCGGAGGTTGTGGACGAT GTTCTAAACATGGTCGTCTGGATGCTCATACGGACTTCAAAACAAACTCAGTGGTTCCTCCCCACAAGCATCGTG CAAGCCGCACTCGAAGGCCGAATGCTTACCTCAGGCACTGCCACCTCGCTTCGTAACAACTACATGCGGTGCAAGGTGGACATGGTCACGAGG ATACATCAACCGATGTGGTGTGATGGTCACTGGTATCTCATGATAATTGATGTATCCCGCATGAAACTCATTTACCTGGACTCGCTTCGAGATCCTGCCCAAGCAGAAGCAAGGAAGATCGGCATGACGCGTGTG GAATTGTACCTTGAAGGGCTGATGTTGGGACGGTCTTGGCTCTCCGGCAACTGCTCAACTCGACCCAGGTTTTCAACGTTCGATTTTGAAGAGCCTAAACTGCCCCAGCAGGATCAGAAATC AATGGACTGCGGCATGTGGGTGGCACAGTGGATGATTAGGGACCATCTGTGGCAGGATTATAGTGTCCAG AACGTCAGCAGCGCAACGCATATGCGCTTGGCAGTAGATCTGGTGATGAAGTCGCACAACGACATGGCCAGCGACATCGTTGCCAAAGCCGTTGCTCACTGGTAG